The sequence TTGCTGATCTGCCGCCAGGTCTCGTCCAACGCCGCAAGCCCCTTTGCGTCGATCAGAACCTGGGTAATGACGTTCATCCACTCATAGCCGGTGGTGCCCTGGACGCCGGCGAAATGCGGCAGGCGTTCGTGCTCGCACAGGATCTTCTCGATCACGGTGTAGAACGGCTTCGCATTGCCTTGCGCGTCGCGCACCAGGCGGCGCAGCCGCTGGCAATATTGTGCCGGATCGCGCAAGCCGTCGATGTGATCCAGGCGTATGCCTTGCAGCCTGCCCTCGACGATCAGCTGCTTGACCAGCCGGTGGGTGGCGGCAAACGTGCCGGGATCCTCGACGCGCAGGCCGGCGAGCCCGTTGACGTCGAAGAAGCGGCGATAGTTGATATCGCTGGAGGCGAGCCGCCAGTGGCCGAGCTTGTAGTGCTGGCGCTCGAGCAGATGATGCAACGCCAGCGTTTGTGCCGGGCGATCCTTGCCGGCGCGATAGGCGGCAAGGCCGCGCGCGATGAGATCGGCCGCGCCCGCGATCTCCTTGAGCTCCGACTTGAAGGCGGGAGCTTCCTTGCGGTTGGGCCGGCGCAATCCGGTGTAGCGTGCCGCGAGTGCAAGCAGGCGCTTGCCGGGCTCCGTGTCCGCCGCGTCGGCTTCCTTGACGATCATGCGGAGCATCTCGCCGTAACGTTCCGGCGCGATGGGCAGGCGATGCTCGAAATACCAGGCGGAGAGACTTCCGTCGTCGGGATCGTAGCGCAGCTCGATGTCGCCGTGCTCGAGCGCCTCGCCGTAGGACGCGCCGAGGATCGGCAGCAGCACGCCGCCGCGGGCGCGGAAGGCCAGTTGATCCCAGTCGATGTCGAAGGAGACCGCATGCGGCGAGGCCTGGCCCCATTCCAGCACGTCGAGCCACCAGGGATTGTCGGCGAAATGCACCCCGACATGGTTGGGGACGAAATCGATGATGAGACCGAGATCGTTCTTGATCAGCGCCTCGCTCAGCCGCGCGAAACCGGCCTCGCCGCCGAGCTCGGGATTGAACTGGCCGTGATCGACGGTGTCGTAGCCATGCGTCGATCCCTTGCGCGCCTTCATCACCGGCGAGGCGTAGAGATGCGTGATCCCGAGCGCCTTCAGGTAAGGAACGACCGCTGCAGCTTTGTCGAAGTCGAAATCCGCCGTGAGCTGGAGCCGGTAGGTCGCGAGCGGAGTGGCGGGAGGCATGCTAACCTCCGAGGCGCCAGACCACAGACCAGGGCGGAAGTCGCTCGTCGGCCTTGCCGCCCCAGATCGGCGTCCCCGCATCGCTGTCGGAATACGCGACATCATCGTCCGAGAGGTTGGCGATCAGGCGCAGCGTCGCACCGTCCCCCATCCGCCAATGGGCAGTGAGCGAGCCGGTATCCCCGGCCTCGGCATCGCCGAACTTTGCGCCTTTCAGCCGCGGCATGATCTCTTTGCGGCGGAGCGCGAGGAGCTCTCGCACCAGCGTCAGTCGTTCGTCCTCTTCGGGCGTGCGATTGATCCAGTCGAGCACGGCCGATTGCAGCGTTGCCGGATCGAGCGGATCGGGCACCTCGTCGCCGTATTTCGCATAGGCCCAGGCATATTCCTGCTTGCGCCCCTTGCGCACGGCGTCGGCCAGCTCGCCCTGGAAATCGCAGAAGAACGGGAAGGGCGCCTTGGAGCCCCATTCCTCGCCCTGAAACAGCATCGGCACCATCGGCGCGAGCAGGGTGACCGCGAGCGCGGCCTCGATCTGTTTTGGTGACGCCAGACTTTCGAGTCGGTCGCCCAGAGGGCGGTTACCGATCTGGTCGTGGTTCTGCAGGAAGTTGACAAAGGTCAAAGGCGGCAGCTCCCCGCTCGGCTCGCCGCGCGGCTTCTTGCCCCAGAACTCGGAGATCTCGCCCTGATAGACGAAGCCCGATGCGAGCGCGCGCGCGAGATCCATGCGCGGCGTCTGGTAGTCGGCATAATAGCCGGCGAGCTCGCCGGTCAGCATCACGTGCCAGACGTGGTGATAATCGTCGTTCCACTGCCCGCGATATTTGCCGTTCGGCGGCTCCTGCGCGGCATCGAGCAGGCTGGCGCGGTTGTCGCCGTTCTCCAGCACGAGGTGGATGTGGCGGCCCGTGGCCTTGGCGAGCTCGCCGGCGGCGACGCTGAGGTCTTGCAGCATCGATTGCTCGCCCGGGAACGCCATGATGTGGTTGGCGGCATCGAGCCTTAGGCCGTCGAAGCGATAGTCGGTGAGCCAGGACAGCGCGTTCTCGACCGCGAAGGCGCGCACCTGCGGCACGCGATAGTCGATCGCGCTGCCCCAGGGCGTATGCGCGTCGGTGAAGAAGGTCGGCGCATAACGGCCGAGATAGTTTCCTTCCGGGCCGAAATGATTGTAGACGACGTCGAGGAACACCATCAGCCCGCGCCGATGCGCCTCGTCGATCAGCGCCTTCAGGTCCTCGGGCCGGCCATAGGCGCTGTCGGGCGCATACCAGAGCACGCCGTCATAACCCCAGCCGCGGCGCCCGGCGAAATCGGCCAGCGGCATCAATTCCAGCGCGGTGATGCCGGTGTCTACGAGATGATCGAGCTTGTCGATCATGGCGCGGTAGGTGCCTTGCGGCGTGAAGGTGCCGACATGGGTCTCGATCAGCACGGTCTCTTCCCAGGGACGGCCGCGCCAATCACGCGCCTGCCAGACGAAGGCGTCGTGATCGATCACCTCGCTGGGGCCGAACACATCCTCGCCCTGGAAGGCCGAGGCCGGATCCGGCACGTCGATCTCGTCGTCGATGCGGAATTTGTATTCGCTGCCGGCGGACAGGCCGGCAATCTCGGCGACGTACCAGCCATCCTGCCGGCGCTGCATCGCGTGCCTTCGCTCGAGCAGGAGATCGACACGACGTGCGCCGGGCGCCCACAGCCGGAACGACACGCCGTCCTTGGTCGGCTTCGCTCCGAAGGATGGCCTCATAGCGCACCCGCGAAGGCGAGCACGGAGCGCGGCGGCGCTTTGCTGTCGCTTCCGGGCAGGAAGTCGATCGAGTTCAGCCTGGCCTCGGTCGTGTTGAGGATCTGTTGCCAGCTCTTGTATTCGGTCATCTTGGGCAATTTGAATGCGATCTCTTCG comes from Bradyrhizobium sp. CCGE-LA001 and encodes:
- the treZ gene encoding malto-oligosyltrehalose trehalohydrolase; protein product: MRPSFGAKPTKDGVSFRLWAPGARRVDLLLERRHAMQRRQDGWYVAEIAGLSAGSEYKFRIDDEIDVPDPASAFQGEDVFGPSEVIDHDAFVWQARDWRGRPWEETVLIETHVGTFTPQGTYRAMIDKLDHLVDTGITALELMPLADFAGRRGWGYDGVLWYAPDSAYGRPEDLKALIDEAHRRGLMVFLDVVYNHFGPEGNYLGRYAPTFFTDAHTPWGSAIDYRVPQVRAFAVENALSWLTDYRFDGLRLDAANHIMAFPGEQSMLQDLSVAAGELAKATGRHIHLVLENGDNRASLLDAAQEPPNGKYRGQWNDDYHHVWHVMLTGELAGYYADYQTPRMDLARALASGFVYQGEISEFWGKKPRGEPSGELPPLTFVNFLQNHDQIGNRPLGDRLESLASPKQIEAALAVTLLAPMVPMLFQGEEWGSKAPFPFFCDFQGELADAVRKGRKQEYAWAYAKYGDEVPDPLDPATLQSAVLDWINRTPEEDERLTLVRELLALRRKEIMPRLKGAKFGDAEAGDTGSLTAHWRMGDGATLRLIANLSDDDVAYSDSDAGTPIWGGKADERLPPWSVVWRLGG